A region of Labeo rohita strain BAU-BD-2019 chromosome 2, IGBB_LRoh.1.0, whole genome shotgun sequence DNA encodes the following proteins:
- the and2 gene encoding actinodin2, which yields MARLTLSVIFCGMALATVFMPDFLSAGPVGRTEEEDEGAVEVKSDSKSTLKKLVRSRRNVAYYRSLPDFWGWYKYYMQTNNQEGIEDMDRMYLVYLQNKHRVEEGRSFNHYLTHLSEIYKACANSDDPDCIAEHTSKPKAKMVMPVPVRQATVTVCNPYLDPYCIYAIRPKAPEEEPSPAPEKVPAPILSHLYPLPLKTPPAYYYAPVLEPFLTAEKRAELLRICNPSDTECLQYHLRAAYGYRPSLGPLPSYAHLGCDPTKDPYCQPKLVARSPSGLYHLYPSCNPATDPLCVANVAAPSAQTGVNTEAPKEQFCNPLFEEGCNPLTAAKLAALNKPVLEYAPRDEPAPLNLACDPRYDPYCLMGGAAALRKPPPVLPEFQTRHRLGVRGKTKEGYDCYMYYDKDCTPVENQELRADKPDCHPYDPNCGKFAPQPSTGAEAAKTVKDGIIEPHPDCDPEIDYNCRLRRAESASEEHKDQPAQQEQDHGNPLPENVAPEHPVPQFEDFLRGYMGGYKK from the exons ATGGCCAGACTTACACTTTCGGTTATATTCTGTGGAATGGCTCTTGCAACTGTTTTTATGCCAG ACTTTCTGAGTGCTGGTCCTGTAGGACGCACTGAAGAAGAGGATG AGGGCGCTGTTGAGGTGAAATCCGACAGCAAGTCAACACTGAAAAAGCTGGTCCGTAGCCGGAGGAATGTTGCCTACTACAGGAGCCTACCTGATTTCTGGGGCTGGTATAAATACTATATGCAGACCAACAACCAGGAGGGA ATTGAGGACATGGATCGCATGTACCTTGTTTACCTGCAGAACAAGCACAGAGTAGAAGAAGGACGCTCCTTCAACCACTACCTCACTCACCTGAGCGAAATTTACAAAGCCTGTGCCAACTCCGATGACCCAGACTGCATTGCAGAACACACCAGCAAACCCAAAGCCAAGATGGTCATGCCTGTTCCTGTGAGGCAAGCTACTGTGACAGTGTGCAACCCCTACCTCGACCCCTACTGCATCTATGCTATTAGACCAAAAGCTCCAGAAGAAGAGCCGTCACCCGCCCCAGAAAAGGTCCCTGCTCCAATTCTGTCCCATCTATACCCTCTGCCTTTGAAAACCCCACCAGCTTACTACTACGCTCCAGTCTTAGAGCCTTTCTTGACAGCTGAGAAGAGGGCAGAACTGTTGCGTATCTGCAATCCTTCGGACACAGAGTGTTTGCAGTACCACCTGCGCGCTGCTTACGGCTACAGGCCCTCACTCGGCCCTCTGCCCTCCTACGCTCATCTTGGATGTGATCCTACCAAAGATCCCTACTGCCAGCCCAAGCTGGTTGCCAGATCACCTTCAGGTTTGTATCACCTGTACCCTTCCTGCAACCCCGCCACTGACCCTCTTTGCGTCGCCAATGTAGCCGCACCTTCAGCCCAAACCGGCGTGAACACAGAAGCTCCTAAAGAGCAGTTTTGCAACCCTTTGTTTGAAGAGGGCTGCAACCCCCTTACAGCTGCCAAGCTAGCCGCACTCAATAAACCCGTCTTGGAATATGCTCCAAGAGATGAGCCTGCACCTCTCAACCTGGCCTGCGACCCTCGCTACGACCCGTATTGTTTGATGGGTGGAGCTGCTGCTCTCAGGAAACCCCCTCCAGTTCTCCCGGAGTTCCAGACCCGTCACCGCCTGGGCGTCCGTGGGAAGACCAAGGAAGGTTATGACTGCTACATGTACTATGATAAGGACTGCACCCCGGTGGAGAACCAGGAATTGAGGGCTGATAAACCAGACTGCCACCCGTACGACCCCAACTGTGGTAAGTTTGCTCCTCAGCCGTCCACTGGAGCTGAAGCAGCCAAGACGGTCAAAGATGGCATCATTGAGCCCCATCCGGACTGTGACCCAGAAATCGATTACAACTGCCGTCTGCGCCGGGCAGAATCCGCAAGTGAGGAACACAAAGATCAGCCAGCCCAGCAAGAACAAGATCACGGTAACCCTCTTCCTGAAAATGTGGCCCCTGAGCATCCAGTTCCACAATTCGAAGACTTCCTAAGAGGATATATGGGTGGCTACAAGAAATGA